From Arachis hypogaea cultivar Tifrunner chromosome 3, arahy.Tifrunner.gnm2.J5K5, whole genome shotgun sequence:
ggtctagggtcgggttcgggtctaacaaataggcccagtatatatttcgggtcgggtctgggtcacatcaaacccggtttcacccgacccatgcacacccctatccTCCATAGCTATTTTGAGTGTCACTCTAATATGAATTCAACATGTTGTTCGTATTTATATAGGTTGGACGTCTATTTTAAAtcgaattaaattaatattattgtttttaAAGGATAAATCGAATTAAGTAGAGTCGATTTATCCTATAGTCTTTTCATGCATAAATCGAATTCATTTCATTCGATTTACTTTAGTGCATCATCATTTCAGATAAATCTAATCTAATAAAATCGATTCACTAGCATCATACCTAAATcgaattttattaatttgatttattaaaaaaattctatatcaaatatattcaatttgatttatatatacaTGGCTAAATCAACGTAAATGAATTTGATTTACTTTAAAATAGGCTACCATATCTTCTTAGTTTAGAGGATTCATGTAAATTTGGTTTCTAATTCATTTGTTTAAGTGAATTGTCCACATCTTAACATATTTTAGATTTAATGCATCCAACATGTGTTTATTCATTTTGGATTCACAATATTCAAgacatataaaaaatttatgtctAGTAATAATTGTATCTAAAATGTGATTTTGTATTTAAATGTGTAAATTGTCTCaattatgtatattaaaaaatacttattttatttttatatatataaattatgatATATATCAATTTTGTTTTAGAATAGTtgcataatattataattttttaatttaattaagtaaAAGACTCTTGAGTACACGTATTTCTataaaagaaaatttgatttgtattttttttattttgtcaaaataaaataaaaataaaaatataacccAAATACATCTTTAAATTTTCCGAAGCAAAAACACCAGGAACAAAAGCCTCTGTCTCTTTCAAATCCACGTGCCTTGCTTATGATCATGGCAAATCTTTGTTCcattattagaaatataaaataaaatccagggaAAGTGCTTTATTTGATGGAATTGAAGATGGAGACAAAGGTAACTGGAGTgatgaaaattaaaatagcaCTTATTGCGTATTTATTAGAATAAGTAAATTTAATTGAACATCTAATATCAacaatcagagtggcgcagcggaAGCGTGGTGGGCCCATAACCCACAGGTCCCTGGATCGAAACCAGGCTCTGATAAAACAGAGAGCTTTCCAAAGCAATTTTTTACCTGCTTATAACTTCCGCCAAATAATGAAATGTATAAATAGGGGGAGTTAACTCAGATGATATAACACAGCAAATAAAGTTCGACTAATTACATGTTGATTAGTGATCCATAATTCCATATCAATTGATCGAAAGATAACGAAGCTTTAGATCAACTCAATTGCATGGCATCATTTACTAAGATCCAAATTACATGGGAAAagttattcaatttttaatacaGGAAAGTTTTGGTCTAATGCATATATGTattcataaagtaaagatagatcAGTGAGACTTTTTTTATGACTAAATGAAATTCATCAAGACAATTTTTTGATAGGAATGATTCCAAGTAAACATACcctaagaaataaaaataaaacaaagtaaaaGGGTTTTActaaattttgaatgaaaaagttTTTTTAGTAGCTTCTAAATTCTTATTCATTGAGTATATGGAACATTCAAGTAGGAGCAATAGTGGTGTTGGAATCCTTGAAACTTAGGCAGAATACTTATTCATGAAATGTTTAATGACCAACATCAACTTCTTTGATGGCTCTGAGTTGGGATTAATGGTGAAGAAACCATGTTGTTGTCCTTCAAATTCTACATACTCAACATCTTTACCCAAATCCTTGAGTTTCATTGCATAATCCTCTGCCCTGTCTCTAAGCAAATCACTCCCTCCAACCACCACTAGAATTGGGTCAAGATCAATTGTTTCAAGACTCTTGCTAATTGGTCCAAATGGATTCACAAGTGGATGATCAGTGTTTTCCCCAACAGGTATTGAAAGCCTCCAAAACCTGTTCAATTATGCATAACAAATTCACTAGCTAGCATCAAAGAGTAGTAACACAATAAAGATGTCTTTGCACACTAAGacttagtttggtaaagcttttttcttttcaaaatagtttataaaagttaattttgtAAAAGATGATTTCTTAAGAGTTGTAGGTTGTAGCATTTATgattttatgtttggtaaatcaaattaaaaataacttttaataaacaGAAGCAACATCAATTgcgtttggtaaaatagcttttaaaatttaaaaatactataatagacataaatgtaaatattaaatttgaaaattaattaacatatgaggttatattagacttttaaattttgaaaagtacaaaTCAACTTTGAAAAGTTCTATCTTAGGTGTTTTCAAAAGTATTTGGATCTTTTAAAAActgcaagcacaagcacatgatcttttttatttaccaaacacaaaattaaaagtttgaacttttaaaaagcacaatCACCTCTTTAAAAAACTTTACCaaatcaaacttaaaatattCACAATTTATGCACTAATTAATCACTCACAGTGATATTTGCATActtataaattaacaaaaatattttaaaaataataaaaaatagtctaAAATTACTTTATTTTGTATTCAAAgattattattagaataattgtgtaattttatatataataaatgcaTAATTATAAATGTTATGTTAAATAATAAAACTTTAATTATTATCTCTCTAGTATTACCGTAAATTTAAGTATTTATCGATATTTattgttacctagattatttctttatcaataataggtttaccattgtaattattttttagtgagagtacataaaaaaagtacatagtatataaggtgtaataactcaacaaatattttctaaaGGGGATTTTTCATTCTCTCCAATAATGAGAAGAAcctatctctctccctctcttaatcccttctaattcatcaaaccatcaacatcacagcttgaacagcttagggcatgagattttcttcatggtgcggtgagcgtggagaGCAACCAAGCTGtgaatcaaaaaaaaaaagaaaaagttgtgaATTGAGATCAATCCAATTTTGCCATTCTCTTTCTATCCCTAATTTTTCTTTCGACATTTTCTTTCCCCCATTCTTACCTCTTCCTTCAAACTCATCcaatagagtttgatgagaggctatttcgcaagattctttcttggtgaacatagctgttccgatcaacgagttggaaggaagaagatctgaatccctattactctgtgattcattgatttctcaaaatggcAAACAAATCCTCCCATTGCAGAGGTCGTGGAGCTACATTGGCTTGCTCTCATTGCAACAAGCAAGGCCACACAGAAGATGTATGCTATAAGAAGTATGGGTACTCCTCCCACTTCTACCAATGGCAGCAACATAACACCACCATCAATCACGTGATCACTGAGGGGCATGATGATATACTCAATGACAAACAATTCCAGCTCAATTGTCTCCAAGAGAACATTGGAATATCAAGATCTGGATTTACTCCAGAGCAAAGATTTGCCTTGTTAGAGTTGATCAAAGACAAAAGTGTGCAGCAACAACCTCATAATGCAAATCAAATTTTGACTAATTCCATTCACACTTCCACTCCAGGTAAAACCATTGCATTACATTTTAATGCGAGAATTATGAGCATTATCACTCCAAAATCTGCACTATGGATCATTGATTCCGGTGCAACAGATCATGTGACTTTTGACTTAAAAGATTTTGCAAGTTTTCAAAATATTGATCCAATcaatgtgatattgccaaatggAACCAAAACTGTTAGCACTATCATTGGCACAATCacattctctaaatttttttttctcaaaaatgttttatacattccttcttttgattttaaattgatATCTGTGTCAAAGTTAACCTCAAACTTACATTGTCAATTGTTAATCAATGATAAGTGTTGTGAGATACAAGATAGATCCACATCAAAAATGATTGGCATTGCTGAGTGTATAGAAGGGTTATATACAATGAGTAGAGAACCAGAATTCTCTCATTTTCCCCCTCTTCCAACAAAGCAAGCTTCATTGGCGgtaactactactactactcatcCCACCACACCTTCACACAGTGAGCACAACAACATTTGGCATCTTAGATTAGGACACATACTCATGCATAAATTGATTTTTCTGAAGAAGTATTATCCTTTTATAGATAGTATTGCTTCAAATTTTCCttgtgattcatgtcattttgcaaaacaaaagaaattatcttttaatcttagtacaactaaaataaaagattgttttgatttagttcatATGGATATCTGGGGTCCTATTTCTGTCCCTTCCAATGAAGGACATAGGTATTTTTTGACTGTGGTGGATGGTAAGAGCAAATtcacttggattttttttatgaaaaccaaatctgaagcatcacaattggttattaattttgtgaattttgtcagagtacattttgaaaaacaagttAAGTGTATAAGGACCGACAATGGGCCAGAATTCACTCTAAAACCCTTTTTTGCATCAACTGGAATTTTACACCAAACTTCTTGTGTAGAAACACCAGAGCAAAACGGGATTGTAGAGAGAAAACACCAGCATATTTTAGGTGTTGCTAGAGCACTGCTATTTCAATCAGGAATTCCACATTGTTTTTGGCAATACGCAGTTGCTCACGCCATTCACCTAATTAATAGGCTGCCCAGCACTAACCTGAATAATGCTAGTCCTTATAAGCTTTTGTATGGCAACTTACCTGACCTTTCATATTTAAGAGTATTTGGTTCTCTTGCATATGCCtccacattaacaaattcaagaacaaaattagacCCAAGAGCCAGAAAAACAGCTTTTCTTGGTTTTAAATTAGGAACAAAGGGTTTTTgacttattgatttaaaatcaaaggaaattttcatatccagaaatgtaattttttatgaaactCATTTTCCATTTTTACATTCCATTAGCACTGACATTTCTGAAGTGCCCATTCGTACTCcacaatgcattgatctttttcaatATGATACACTATCCACACATCATTTGCAATCACCCACACATACCACACTCATAGATTCAAATGAACATTTCTCAAGCTCAATGCACTCACCAATTTCCTCACACACCATTGCACCAATTACCACACCACACATTGATAATGCACCTGCATCACAACACTCTGACATCACACATGACTGCATTACTAGAAAGTCTGAAAGAGTCAAGAAACCGCCTGCTTATTTGAAGGACTATCATTGTTTGACAACCCACACAGCTCACTCTAGCAATGTTTCCAACTCTAACTCTTTATATCCTATCTCACAACACTTGTCATATGATAAACTAACCCCGAAATATAAGTCACTTTCTCTAGCCATCACCTCAAATCAAGAACCTAGCACTTATGAGGAAGCGGCTGCACATGAATGTTGGAGAAAGGCAATACAAGATGAATTGACAGCTCTAGATCAGAACAGAACTTGGTGTCTCACTGAACTCCCAAAAGACAAGAAGGCTGTGGGTTGCAAATGGGTTTTTCGGGTAAAATTCAATCCCGATGGCACCATAGAAAGGCACAAAGCGAGGCTAGTTGCAAAAGGATTCACTCAAGTGCAAGGAGTAGATTATGGTGATACTTTTAGTCCAGTTGTCAAAATGACTACCCTACGAGTAATGTTAGCATTAGCagcggcaaagaaatggcatttgaAACAGCTGGATGTCAACACTGCCTTCCTTCATGGAGATTTGGACAAAGAAGTTTATATGAAGATACCACCCGGTTTGGCTGTGTCACAACCAGGTTTGGTTTGTAAATTGCAAAAATCTCTATATGGGCTTAAGCAAGCAAGCAGGCAATGGAACATTAAGCTCACTCAGACTCTTGTGGATGCTGGTTATAAGCAGTTTTTTGATGATCATTCACTCTTCATTAAGAAACAATCTCAAAGCTTCACTGCCATTCTAGTATATGTTGATGACTTGGTTTTAACCGGGAATGACATTGGTGAAATCAATTCCATCAAGCAAGATTTggatgacaaattcaaaataaaggatcttggtgatctcaaatacttcttgggaatggaagtagcacgctctaactctggaattcacatttatcagcggaagtacaccatggaccttctcagagattttggttatctagattgcaagcCTCTCTCTACTCCATTTGATTATAGTCAGAAAATTTCAAAGGAATCAGGTACCATTTTAACAGACAACACTGTTTACAGGCAGCTCATCGGCCGACTCCTTTACCTTACAAATACTAGACCCGATATCTCTTATGCTGTGGGACGTTTGAGCCAATTTTTGGACTGTGCAACAACTTCTCACCTACAGGCTGCTTTTCGTGTACTCCGATATTTAAAAGGCCGACCTGCAACtggtctcttcttctcctctacttCTAATCTGCATCTCACTGGATTTGCCGATGCTGACTGGGCTACCTGTGCCGATACTCGTCGCTCCATTTCCAGTTATTGCTTCATGCTTGGGAACTCGCTCATTAGCTGGAAGAGTAAAAAGCAAACCACAGTTGCCAAGTCCTCTGCAGAAGCTGAATATAGGTCTCTTGCTGTTGCCACTTGTGAAGCTAGTTGGTTATCTTTCTTAATGGATTTCATTGGCTTGCCGCTTCAAAAGTCTATCACTCTATTCTGTGACAACCAGTCAGCTATTCACATTGCCAATAATCCCATTTTTCATGAAAGAACTAAACACATTGAAGTGGACTGCCACATTGTTCGTGAAAAGCATTTGTCTGGTCTCATTCATCTTATGCCAGTTCGTTCAAAGGATcaacttgctgattttcttaCCAAAGCTCTGCCACCGGGTCCTTTTCTTGCCAATATTTCCAAGCTAGGATTGTTAGATTTACACAATTCTAGCTTGCGGGAgggtgttacctagattatttctttatcaataataggtttaccattgtaattattttttagtgagagtacataaaaaaaagtacatagtatataacgtgtaataactcaacaaatattttctaaaGGGGATTTTTCATTCTCTCCAATAACGAGAAGAACCTATCTCTCTCCCTCTTTTAATCCCttctaattaacaaaaataagaGTGTTAgcaataataatataatcatgTTTAATGTTAATAAAAGTTTCATACCTTATTGTatttcttctctaattttatctTTGGACAATAATTATGTCTTTCTCGATATCTTACAGACATCCATAATTTTACTATGATTACTCATCGGACTCAGAAAATCAAGAGTATGGTATTAGAGTGTGgattatattaaaattgaagtGATAAAATGAGTGtcgaaataattttcgaaaatttagtatcCAAAACCTGTCAATGAGTTCCAAATTGAGAAAAGCATCTTTAGGTCCTTCAGCTTCTAATTTGGTTCGGATAGTTCCACCAAAGAAAGGTGCCAATAGAATATAGCCTTTCACCTGAACTGGCGCCAACTCCAGCGACTTGGAGCCGAGCCTAACAGCCAAATTGTGAGCTATGTTTCCACCGGCTGAGTCGCCCGATATGAACACTCGGCTGAAATCACCCACTCCATTCAACCATGGATCCGGCTTGTCGCTCACAGCTTGGGCTTGAAGCCACTTGATGGCCGTGTAGCCATCCTCAATTGCAGCTGGGAGCCGATTCTCGGGAGCGAGCCGATAATCTGGGGCAACGACCACGGCTTGAAGCTCAGAAGCTAGCCGAAAACAATAGTTTTGACAATTAGGCCACGTGCGGGAGCCGATGCAAAAGCCGCCGCCGTGGATATAGTAAAATATGGGAAGCTTGGAGCCGGAGTGGCACGAACCGGCTGGCTTGTAGAGCCGAAGCCAAAGGTCATGGGTAGGATAAAAAATGACATCTTTCCACAAAACGGTGCCGTCGTCTTGGACAGGAACATTGAAACTTGGATTGGAAGAACGCACTATAGAACCATCACTGTACACATGAAGAACACCACGACAATCATCCACTAAGGTGGGCTTGGAATCCAACGTGTTGGACATTTTTTCTCTTTGTGAAGCAAAAGGATGTTggatgttttaaattttaatggatCAGTTATGTGTGTAAAGTAGAGAGTAtcaaagggagaagaagaaaaaaagaaattaataaaaagatgcaaagcaaaaaaaaaaagtagttggTGAATGGTGATGCATGATTTCATTGGAATTTTCTTAAGTGTGGTTGACATGTAAGACAAACGGCAACCGAGGTAAGAACTCAGAAGCATATGTGGCTCTTAGGTCAGGCATTTTCTTGTTGGATATAATCAAGTAAAAGTCTAAGGACTATAGGTTTTCTCATTTTTAGCTATCAATTAGTTATTAATGttttttaatagtgtaaaattgtatctaataatataaaatcactcaatttttttttatgattaagtattgactaaaatttaacaaaagtaCCGGCACTAGCACTCCTCATTAATCAATCATGCAAATGTTGTCACTACCTTagtcattctttctttcttttgtccTTATGTTTTTAGTACTTGCCGAGTGTCTATCCAATTACTATTCAAAGGTActctattttttctaattttaaaataaaatatctaaaatttatataGGCAAATTATTACAAGCAATATTACACCatcatcataatttattatttttaattagtaattaattaaaaatatttaaaaatattgattaaaaatatgaTGCTAAACTATTGGACTAAAAATATTGTGGAGTGCCGACTAAAAATAATGgtcattataaattaaaattactttaaaattttctaattgaataattctcatatttaacattaataaaatcaattctacaagaaaaattaaagtttaaccaTCAATAATCAGTAAACAAATGGACAACCATAATATATGCACAACAAAAATACAATTATTAATTCAgttatatatatagaatatatattaaaatataaaatatatattaaaaataaattaaataatgtatttataaaaaaataatagataatttattgattaatttaaaatgtaCACATAACCTTTTTAATAAACTTATTTGGATATAACCTTTTAAAAGTCATTGGATTGATTAAATGATtacatcaaaaataaatttatattccaAAAGGCACGGATTAATATAAAATGATTATTTACATTAAAACTTTTTTCCGTTTCTGTTTGATTTCTGTCGTGATAAGCTTTTTGAATGGGTGAAGTTGGTTAAAGTTTGATGACTGGGGTTATGTGGGGCTAAATTTGTAAGAAGGCCAGATTGGAGTATCAATCTAACAGGGTTTAAGGGTTCTCTAAGTGGTTGTGGTCTATTAGTAGTCATTGTGTGATTGGAATTATGGGTACTCATTATTTTTTTAGGGCTGGTCTTTGAGGTTATTTGGTGTTTTTATTCATAAAGTTTGGCAAGGGAGACAGCCGTGACATAGGAGGTAAGTTTAGCTAAGAGTAGATCACACTTGAGGTAGTCTTGTAGGTTGGCcacaaacaaagaaattaaccaaTTTTCTTTTAAACCGGACATTTGATTTGATAAATCTTCAAATTGACTATGATATTCAGCAATAGAATTCACCTACTTCAACTCTTTACTAGTAGCTTTACGAACATAAAATACATTTTGGCCAAATCGAGTAACTAATGCATCTAAGAATGAATCACAAGTATATTGAATATTGTTATTGATTTCCCATCTGTACCAATTATATGCAGATCCAGTGAGATGGAAAGAGATCATACGTACCCTCATATCTTCCAAAATCGCATACCACTCAAAGTATTCTCGAACCTTGAATATTCACTCTTCCACTCCATCACCATCGAACATAGGTAGCTCAACattcatccttttcaaggtcagcAGTAAGGGTTGAATTGGTGATCTCGATGAAGCTGGGTCCCTTCCCATGGTGAGTCACACTTGACCTCCTTCAGCTTAAGAGCTTCCTTCAACGTAACGTTGAGCTCTTTCAAGGTCTTTTCCATGGCGGTCAATCAATTGTCATTGGACGTAAATTTGCTCTTTAACTCGATGTAGCTTCGTTGCAAGGTGACAATCTCTGAAACTCCCATGCTTGAATCTCTCAATAAAATCACCAAATGATAGTTCTGATTatgtaagaagaagaagaattgtatAATGAATTATATGTGAATTCAAATGTATAAAAGAAACAATTTGTAGGAATAAATGAATGAATGGACTGTGTATTGATGATTGAAGAAATCTACCGAAATTTCTCCTTCGAGTTGAGGGAGAAACTCCTAATAGATTCCACAATGAATTTTCATATTATTCCCCAATTCTGTTATCCATTGCTTTTATCATAAGTTTCACTCATTTTAACAAACTAGCCACCTCACCTCCCAAGCGTAATCTCCTACTGTGCATTCCATTAATTAGTATTGTCTTCCAACTATTTTGGGGCTTTTCTCACTCTCTTTGGGCCATCTCTCACCTTATTCACTACTTCTGGCCCAACCTCTTTACTTCTTGAACCCTTCTCAACATCCTCAAGTGGGTCTGGAACTCTTGCTATGCTATCAACAACTGTGATAGCGATGAAAGCAACACCTCCACAGCAGAAAAGCGAGGAGAACAGGGTGCGCCAAATCTGTTGGAAATTTCTCACGAAGTGGAGTCAGCGACTGGCTCCAAATATTCGAGATGCAGTGGCTGAAGTTGCCATCACGTCTGTCCTATGGTGGTGACGCCGCAACCTCTCATGGTGGCGGTCTTTTCTTGGGATCACAATGGAGTACGAGACAGTGACGGGTTACCGTGGCTAGCGGTGGATTCGGCATGGAGCAGTGTGAATGAAACTTAGGGAAGATGGAGAAGGAGCCATTAGAGCCGGACGGTGGTGCCTGGCTCGCCGACGACAAGTCTTCTGGCAACAGCACCGCACATAATAAAGAGGAAGAGAGGAGAAATAAGATTTGACTCTCCGTAGTTTTTGAATAATAGTGTAAAGGAAGAGATGACCCCTGAACTTGAAATGGGCCTTTATTTTCAATACCAAGTCTAACTAAAATTTACAAGTGGATCAAGTGctataaaaaactattttaaatacATAGAATATCCATTTTTTAAACAATAGAATCCTAGTGTTAATTTTTTAACagtagtat
This genomic window contains:
- the LOC112789569 gene encoding strigolactones hydrolase CXE15-like; its protein translation is MSNTLDSKPTLVDDCRGVLHVYSDGSIVRSSNPSFNVPVQDDGTVLWKDVIFYPTHDLWLRLYKPAGSCHSGSKLPIFYYIHGGGFCIGSRTWPNCQNYCFRLASELQAVVVAPDYRLAPENRLPAAIEDGYTAIKWLQAQAVSDKPDPWLNGVGDFSRVFISGDSAGGNIAHNLAVRLGSKSLELAPVQVKGYILLAPFFGGTIRTKLEAEGPKDAFLNLELIDRFWRLSIPVGENTDHPLVNPFGPISKSLETIDLDPILVVVGGSDLLRDRAEDYAMKLKDLGKDVEYVEFEGQQHGFFTINPNSEPSKKLMLVIKHFMNKYSA